In Citrus sinensis cultivar Valencia sweet orange chromosome 4, DVS_A1.0, whole genome shotgun sequence, one DNA window encodes the following:
- the LOC102624151 gene encoding CBL-interacting protein kinase 2, with protein sequence METKGKVLMQKYELGRLLGQGNFAKVYYARHLGTGQSVAIKAIDKDKILKVGLVDQTKREISVMRLIQHPNVMQIYEVMASKTKIYFVMEYAKGGELFKKVSKGKLKEDTARKYFQQLISAIDFCHSRGVYHRDLKPENLLLDENGMLKVTDFGLSALAKCKHQDGLLHTTCGTPAYVAPEVISRRGYDGDKADIWSCGVILYVLLAGYLPFHDSNLMAMYRKIAKADYKFPTWFSADVRKLLSRILDPNPSTRISIAKIMENPWFRKGLNSKSAKSKTAIKESSLVDVDAAFGPIENSASTEAPRPMTKPDNLNAFHIISLSSGFDLSGFFVEHDQKEEVKFTSKYSASVIISKLEDIARHLKMKLTKKDGGLLKFEKSDKGRLGTFSIDVQLFEFNPSIHLVELTKSSGDNLEYQKMLKQEIRPALKDIVWAWQGDQHQVQLQQVHSI encoded by the coding sequence ATGGAGACTAAGGGGAAGGTGTTGATGCAAAAGTATGAGTTAGGGAGATTGTTAGGCCAAGGAAACTTTGCTAAGGTTTATTATGCCAGGCATCTCGGCACCGGCCAAAGTGTGGCCATTAAGGCAATTGACAAGGACAAGATTCTGAAAGTAGGATTGGTTGATCAGACTAAGCGGGAAATATCTGTTATGAGACTGATTCAACATCCAAACGTCATGCAGATTTACGAGGTCATGGCCAGCAAAACGAAGATTTACTTTGTCATGGAATATGCAAAAGGTGGTGAGCTCTTCAAAAAGGTATCAAAGGGAAAGCTTAAGGAAGATACGGCAAGGAAGTATTTTCAACAATTGATCAGTGCTATCGATTTTTGCCACAGCAGAGGTGTATACCACCGTGATTTGAAGCCAGAAAACTTATTATTGGATGAAAATGGAATGCTAAAGGTTACAGATTTTGGGTTGAGTGCTCTAGCCAAATGTAAGCATCAAGATGGATTACTTCACACAACTTGTGGAACCCCTGCTTATGTAGCTCCTGAAGTCATTTCCAGACGAGGCTATGATGGGGACAAAGCTGATATCTGGTCTTGTGGCGTGATCTTATATGTCTTATTAGCTGGTTATCTCCCATTCCATGACTCAAATCTAATGGCCATGTACAGGAAAATAGCTAAGGCTGACTATAAGTTTCCTACTTGGTTTTCAGCTGATGTGCGCAAGTTGCTGTCAAGAATCCTCGACCCTAACCCAAGTACTAGGATTTCCATTGcaaaaataatggaaaatcCTTGGTTTAGAAAAGGATTGAACTCAAAATCTGCTAAAAGCAAAACAGCAATTAAGGAATCGTCTCTTGTGGATGTTGATGCAGCTTTTGGTCCAATTGAAAACAGTGCTTCTACCGAAGCACCAAGACCAATGACCAAACCTGATAATTTGAATGCCTTTCATATCATATCTCTTTCAAGTGGGTTTGATTTATCTGGTTTCTTTGTTGAGCATGACCAGAAGGAAGAAGTAAAATTTACATCCAAGTACTCTGCTTCGGTAATAATATCTAAGCTAGAGGACATTGCTAGGCATCTCAagatgaaattaacaaagaaggaTGGAGGATTGTTGAAATTCGAGAAATCAGATAAAGGTAGACTGGGTACATTCTCCATTGATGTCCAATTATTCGAATTCAATCCATCTATCCATTTGGTAGAGTTGACGAAATCTTCTGGTGACAATTTGGAATATCAAAAGATGTTGAAACAAGAAATAAGACCTGCTCTCAAGGACATTGTTTGGGCTTGGCAAGGTGATCAGCACCAGGTACAACTGCAGCAAGTGCATTCCATATAA
- the LOC102624636 gene encoding uroporphyrinogen decarboxylase, whose amino-acid sequence MSCSSISAISNFPLYSSSHSNSNSRYVRCAVGGTVAEPKNVSVAEPMLLKAVRGEDVERPPVWLMRQAGRYMKSYQIICEKYPSFRERSENVDLVVEISLQPWHVFKPDGVILFSDILTPLSGMNIPFDIIKGKGPVIFDPINTDAEVDQVREFDPEESVPYVGKALTILREEVNNEAAVLGFVGAPFTLASYVVEGGSSKHFSKIKRLAFSQPKVLHALLRKFTTSMAKYVQYQADNGAQAVQIFDSWATELSPVDFEEFSLPYLKQIVDTVKQTHPDLSLILYASGSGGLLERLALTGVDVVSLDWTVDMAEGRRRLGPDVAVQGNVDPGALFGSKDFITNRINDTVRKAGRWKHILNLGHGIKVGTPEENVAHFFEVAKAIRY is encoded by the exons ATGTCCTGCTCTTCAATTTCGgctatttcaaattttccacTGTATTCCTCTTCTCACTCCAATTCAAACTCCCGATATGTCCGCTGCGCCGTCGGAG GGACTGTAGCGGAACCGAAAAATGTTTCTGTTGCCGAACCCATGTTGCTGAAAGCTGTTCGAGGAGAAGATGTTGAAAGACCTCCAGTTTGGCTTATGAGGCAAGCAGGGAGGTACATGAAG AGTTATCAAATCATCTGCGAGAAGTATCCTTCATTTCGTGAAAGATCAGAAAATGTTGATCTTGTTGTGGAAATTTCTCTTCAGCCGTGGCATGTTTTTAAGCCAGATGGT GTCATTTTATTCTCAGACATTTTAACTCCTCTTTCTGGGATGAATATACCTTTTGACATTATCAAGGGTAAGGGTCCTGTCATATTTGATCCTATAAACACAGATGCAGAAGTTGACCAAGTGAGAGAATTTGATCCTGAGGAGTCAGTTCCATATGTTGGGAAAGCATTGACAATCTTGCGAGAAGAG GTAAACAATGAAGCAGCAGTTCTGGGTTTTGTTGGGGCTCCTTTCACCCTGGCGTCATATGTGGTTGAGGGTGGTTCATCGAAGCACTTCAGCAAAATAAAGCGACTAGCTTTCTCTCAACCCAAG GTCCTCCATGCATTGCTTCGGAAATTTACAACCTCTATGGCAAAGTATGTACAATACCAAGCTGACAATGGAGCTCAAGCAGTTCAAATCTTCGATTCATGGGCCACGGAGCTCAGTCCTGTTGATTTTGAAGAGTTTAGTCTGCCTTACTTGAAGCAAATTGTAGACACTGTGAAACAAACACATCCTGATCTCTCATTAATCCTTTATGCCAGTGGATCTGGTGGCTTGCTTGAGAGGCTAGCTTTGACAGGTGTGGATGTTGTTAGCTTGGACTGGACAGTTGACATGGCTGAAGGTAGACGGCGACTTGGGCCCGACGTTGCAGTTCAAGGAAATGTCGATCCTGGTGCCCTTTTCGGTTCCAAGGACTTCATCACCAACCGGATAAATGATACCGTGAGGAAAGCAGGTAGATGgaaacatattttaaatcttgGTCACGGCATTAAAGTAGGTACACCTGAGGAAAATGTTGCTCATTTCTTCGAAGTTGCTAAAGCAATTAGATACTAG